The following are from one region of the Candidatus Krumholzibacteriota bacterium genome:
- a CDS encoding TldD/PmbA family protein yields the protein MNPEEIKKIAASTVRIALDEGAETVEVSVLSDNQFGVTIRNDNIENLTESGSNAIGITISRDKRKSSATSSDLSESSIRRLIHEAVELSSVMDRDEYFGLPDKDELGSTSEDLGLFDFESAEISTEKKISIARDLERIALKSDSRIISDGASFSSGLFASAYANSLGFCEGYRQTHNSIDISCAVEDFQDGGENTGKKQSSYWFSTSTSFRDLDPVESVASTAVERTLRKLGAVKPDTCEVPVIFDEVTARGFLGSIASAVNGGNIYKRTSFLADMTGMQISSPLVTIIDDPLIPGNPGSRPYDSEGVRSKKTTVVENGILRSFLLSSYQARKLSLKTTGNAGGISNFFMKKGSSSIDDIISSIDNGLFLTSLSGPGANISSGDFSQGGQGIWIIDGKLAFPVSEFTIAGTFSQMLSGIVMVADTLDWRTSIASPAFKIEGMTISGK from the coding sequence GTGAACCCGGAGGAGATTAAAAAGATTGCCGCCTCCACAGTCAGGATCGCCCTTGATGAAGGAGCAGAAACTGTGGAAGTAAGCGTACTTTCCGACAATCAATTCGGAGTTACGATAAGAAACGATAACATCGAGAATCTTACCGAATCCGGATCCAACGCCATAGGGATTACGATTTCAAGGGATAAACGGAAATCTTCAGCAACTTCGAGCGATCTGTCTGAATCGAGCATCAGGAGACTTATCCATGAAGCGGTCGAACTTTCATCGGTAATGGACAGGGATGAGTACTTCGGCCTGCCTGATAAGGATGAACTCGGCTCGACCAGTGAAGATCTCGGCCTTTTCGACTTTGAATCGGCAGAGATTTCGACTGAAAAGAAGATATCTATAGCCCGGGATCTCGAGAGGATCGCTCTCAAATCTGACAGCCGGATCATATCGGACGGAGCCTCTTTTTCCAGCGGACTCTTTGCTTCGGCGTACGCGAACTCCCTCGGTTTTTGCGAAGGATACAGACAGACCCACAATTCGATAGATATCTCATGCGCCGTGGAGGACTTTCAGGATGGAGGAGAAAACACTGGGAAGAAACAATCATCATACTGGTTTTCCACTTCGACCTCTTTCAGAGACCTCGACCCCGTTGAAAGCGTAGCATCTACAGCGGTTGAGAGAACACTGAGAAAACTCGGAGCTGTAAAACCTGATACCTGCGAAGTGCCTGTGATCTTCGACGAGGTGACAGCAAGGGGCTTCCTCGGTTCGATCGCGTCAGCGGTCAACGGAGGCAACATCTATAAAAGAACTTCTTTCCTCGCCGATATGACCGGCATGCAGATATCTTCACCACTCGTCACGATAATCGATGATCCGTTGATTCCCGGAAATCCCGGCAGCAGGCCATATGACTCTGAGGGAGTCAGATCGAAAAAGACCACAGTCGTGGAAAACGGGATCCTTCGCTCATTCCTGCTGAGCAGCTACCAGGCAAGAAAATTGTCGCTGAAAACAACGGGAAATGCGGGAGGAATATCCAATTTTTTCATGAAAAAAGGCTCATCCTCCATCGACGATATCATCTCCAGCATTGATAACGGTCTTTTTCTCACCTCCCTCTCCGGACCCGGAGCAAATATATCAAGCGGTGATTTTTCCCAGGGTGGTCAGGGTATCTGGATAATCGATGGCAAACTGGCCTTTCCAGTGAGCGAATTCACAATAGCGGGGACTTTCAGCCAGATGCTCTCCGGAATAGTAATGGTCGCGGACACGCTCGATTGGAGGACTTCGATCGCTTCGCCGGCGTTCAAGATCGAGGGAATGACTATCAGCGGAAAATGA
- a CDS encoding endonuclease V, producing the protein MEKNCFLEHWDGTASGGIAIQNKLRTNVIRRWEAAPVRNIGAADVHFPEKNTARAAIAVLSYPGLKIIDSSVSLMRCEIPYIPGLLSFREIPSIFRAWKGLKIIPDIMMCDSHGIAHPRRFGLACHLGLILHLPAIGCAKSHLYGDFAPPGEFKGDISPVRDKWGEIIGAAVRTRNGTRPVYVSVGHMIDLDKSIELTIASSPRYRIPEPLRAAHQLAAGDR; encoded by the coding sequence ATGGAAAAGAATTGTTTTCTTGAGCACTGGGACGGGACTGCTTCGGGCGGCATAGCGATACAGAACAAGTTAAGAACGAATGTGATCAGAAGATGGGAAGCCGCGCCTGTACGCAATATAGGCGCGGCCGACGTGCATTTCCCGGAAAAAAATACCGCTCGCGCCGCGATCGCGGTCCTGTCATATCCCGGACTCAAGATCATCGATTCATCGGTATCACTGATGAGATGCGAGATCCCTTATATTCCAGGCCTCCTGTCATTTCGGGAGATCCCTTCAATATTCCGGGCCTGGAAAGGCCTGAAAATCATTCCTGATATCATGATGTGCGACAGCCACGGTATCGCTCACCCCCGCCGGTTCGGCCTCGCCTGCCATCTTGGATTGATCCTTCACCTTCCCGCGATAGGATGCGCCAAGTCCCATCTTTACGGAGACTTTGCCCCTCCGGGAGAATTCAAAGGGGACATATCCCCCGTCAGGGACAAATGGGGGGAAATAATCGGAGCTGCCGTCAGGACAAGGAATGGAACGCGACCTGTCTATGTCTCTGTGGGTCATATGATTGATCTGGATAAATCGATCGAGCTGACGATCGCCTCTTCCCCGCGCTACAGGATACCTGAACCATTAAGAGCAGCTCACCAGCTGGCCGCCGGAGATCGTTAA
- a CDS encoding MBL fold metallo-hydrolase: protein MSVRIKFIGATRTVTGSNILVSTEKSRIIIDCGLFQGHREEYYKRNSEFSYDPSTLNACILSHAHIDHSGNIPNLVKQGFNSPIHTTDATRDLCGAMLPDSGHIQEEDVKYINKIHKRKSLPPVEPLYNRKEAEDSLQYFAGHPYLQKIKVTDDISVTFHDAGHVLGSATPLIELQDGDKTIRLAYAVDLGRKNIPILNDPDRPENIDYLIIESTYGGRLHDSVDTTKDRLAEIINKTVERGGKIIIPSFALERTQEIAYYLNQLLLEDRIPGIPIYVDSPLAVNVTEVFIRHPECYDKEMYEAFRSGKDPLGTNRIEYIRDVEKSKALNFDDRPMIIISASGMCEAGRIVHHLKNNVGDPKNTVLVIGYMAENTLGRKIVERQEKIKIFGEEHILRAQVEIMNSFSAHADRDELLEYVGPLKGSVKNIFIVHGEESQSKMFLDLLKEKGFPGHLPVPGEEVEIS, encoded by the coding sequence ATGAGTGTCAGGATCAAATTCATAGGCGCGACGAGGACTGTTACCGGATCAAATATCCTGGTTTCGACGGAAAAATCCAGGATAATTATCGATTGCGGACTTTTTCAGGGTCACAGGGAAGAATATTATAAACGAAATTCCGAATTCTCATACGACCCATCGACCTTGAACGCCTGTATCCTGTCGCACGCTCATATCGACCACAGTGGAAATATCCCGAATCTTGTAAAACAGGGCTTCAACTCCCCTATCCATACTACTGACGCGACTCGCGACCTCTGCGGCGCGATGCTCCCGGACTCGGGGCATATTCAGGAAGAAGACGTCAAATACATAAACAAGATCCATAAAAGAAAGAGCCTGCCTCCTGTAGAGCCCCTTTATAACAGGAAGGAGGCTGAAGATTCCCTTCAATACTTCGCCGGTCATCCATACCTTCAAAAAATAAAAGTCACTGATGATATATCGGTCACTTTCCATGACGCAGGACATGTTCTCGGATCAGCCACCCCCCTGATAGAACTTCAGGATGGGGACAAAACGATCCGGCTTGCGTATGCCGTCGACCTTGGCAGAAAAAACATACCAATACTCAACGACCCTGACAGGCCTGAAAATATCGACTACCTGATAATAGAATCAACTTACGGCGGCAGGTTGCACGACTCAGTCGATACGACGAAAGACAGGCTTGCTGAAATAATAAACAAGACCGTCGAAAGGGGAGGCAAGATCATTATCCCCTCTTTTGCCCTCGAACGGACCCAGGAGATAGCCTACTACCTTAACCAACTGCTTCTGGAAGACCGGATACCGGGAATACCGATATATGTCGATTCCCCACTTGCAGTAAATGTGACCGAAGTATTCATCCGGCACCCCGAATGTTACGACAAGGAGATGTATGAAGCTTTCCGATCCGGAAAGGACCCTCTGGGAACAAACAGGATCGAATATATCAGGGATGTCGAAAAATCAAAGGCCCTCAATTTCGATGACCGGCCAATGATTATAATCTCCGCTTCAGGAATGTGCGAAGCTGGAAGGATAGTCCATCACCTTAAAAACAATGTCGGCGATCCAAAAAATACGGTTCTTGTGATCGGATATATGGCGGAAAATACATTGGGAAGAAAAATAGTCGAGCGCCAGGAGAAGATAAAGATCTTCGGCGAAGAACATATTCTGAGAGCTCAGGTTGAGATCATGAACTCTTTCAGCGCTCACGCTGACAGGGATGAACTTCTTGAATACGTGGGACCTTTGAAAGGATCTGTCAAAAATATTTTTATAGTTCATGGAGAAGAGTCCCAGTCAAAGATGTTTCTCGACCTTCTTAAGGAAAAGGGATTCCCCGGACATCTTCCCGTACCTGGCGAAGAAGTAGAGATATCCTGA
- a CDS encoding rhomboid family intramembrane serine protease, translating into MIIIPIGTKNTLALKPLVTISLIVTCVVIHILSGLTSEDPSEKLITIYPDLYADQVHLYLLEENPGDPDGQYLDEYQSAAIASIRNARDFPAIEEGIYVATGESFDCIEKIGEFGDILLSRDESYYHGASQANNLFRDWKIRKEEEDRALAGLPSYSLGLVPAKMNRIWTFVTHLFLHGDIWHLLGNMLFLWVVGCLLEDSWGRYPFLAFYLAGGIFAGWAHCLQDTSSSIPLIGASGAIAAIMGAFTVRHFMTRIKFFYLFIFLFRPFWGNFYLPAFVFLPFWFFQQVALKSLAEFGGGGSEVAYLAHIAGYMAGIITALTFKATGVEKKWIDPMVEKKQIDEGVLSDPRFDEGCRLINENQIGRARLIFSQLLQDRPEDLKLAIDICSIYIEHGIFDDCLILGEKTLKTLIIRSRLYEATDFAFRLIACDRLTIQAQSLMRIGKWLAEEDRYGEAHDIYRYIIEKNESPNIVAKTSILLARILSDHLNNPSDAIELINNARSDDLDRSLLDTLDETVRKIETDSEALYQN; encoded by the coding sequence ATGATTATTATACCGATAGGAACAAAAAACACACTCGCCCTGAAACCGCTCGTTACGATCTCCCTTATCGTGACATGCGTGGTTATTCATATTTTATCGGGCCTTACATCCGAGGACCCTTCCGAAAAGCTCATTACGATCTATCCTGATCTATATGCCGATCAGGTGCACCTTTATCTCCTCGAAGAAAATCCAGGTGACCCGGACGGTCAATATCTCGATGAATATCAGTCAGCAGCTATCGCGAGTATCAGGAATGCCCGCGATTTTCCCGCTATTGAGGAAGGGATCTATGTCGCGACGGGAGAATCATTCGACTGTATAGAAAAAATCGGGGAATTCGGCGATATCCTCCTTTCACGAGACGAATCATATTATCACGGAGCTTCGCAGGCAAACAATCTTTTCAGGGACTGGAAGATACGCAAGGAAGAGGAGGACCGCGCTCTGGCCGGCCTGCCCTCATACTCCCTCGGGTTGGTACCGGCTAAAATGAACAGGATATGGACTTTCGTCACCCATCTCTTCCTTCATGGAGATATCTGGCATCTTCTTGGAAACATGCTTTTCCTGTGGGTCGTCGGATGCCTGCTCGAGGACAGTTGGGGCCGGTATCCGTTTCTCGCCTTCTACCTTGCGGGCGGCATATTCGCCGGATGGGCTCACTGTCTTCAGGATACTTCCTCGAGTATTCCGCTGATCGGCGCCTCCGGAGCGATCGCCGCGATCATGGGCGCTTTCACTGTCAGGCATTTTATGACCCGGATCAAGTTTTTCTATTTATTCATCTTCCTGTTCCGCCCATTCTGGGGCAATTTCTACCTCCCCGCTTTCGTTTTCCTGCCTTTCTGGTTCTTCCAGCAGGTCGCGTTAAAATCGCTCGCCGAATTCGGAGGCGGAGGATCAGAAGTGGCATACCTTGCTCATATAGCGGGATATATGGCCGGAATCATCACCGCACTCACTTTTAAAGCTACCGGAGTGGAGAAGAAATGGATCGATCCGATGGTCGAGAAAAAACAGATCGACGAAGGTGTGCTCAGCGACCCGAGATTTGATGAAGGATGCCGTTTGATAAACGAAAATCAGATCGGAAGGGCGAGATTGATATTTTCACAGCTGCTCCAGGACCGCCCTGAAGATCTCAAGCTTGCCATTGATATCTGTTCCATTTACATCGAACACGGAATCTTCGATGACTGCCTCATCCTCGGGGAAAAGACTTTGAAGACCCTGATCATCAGATCCCGCCTTTATGAAGCGACTGACTTTGCCTTCCGGCTGATAGCCTGTGACCGGTTGACTATTCAGGCCCAATCGCTCATGCGTATAGGTAAATGGCTTGCAGAAGAAGACAGATATGGAGAAGCACACGATATATACAGATATATAATCGAGAAAAATGAGTCCCCTAATATTGTCGCCAAGACCTCGATACTCCTTGCGAGGATCCTCAGCGATCATCTGAACAATCCATCAGACGCGATTGAACTGATAAACAACGCGCGGTCGGATGATCTCGACAGATCACTCCTTGACACTCTTGACGAGACTGTCAGAAAGATCGAAACCGACAGCGAAGCCCTTTACCAGAACTGA
- the tldD gene encoding metalloprotease TldD (responsible for the proteolytic maturation of the E. coli pMccB17 plasmid-encoded microcin B17, an exported protein that targets the essential topoisomerase II DNA gyrase; degrades the E. coli plasmid F-encoded CcdA), translating to MSGPLYQFNISDEEIEKILGAALSKGSDYSDIFLEHTIVNIITMEEGIVKEGVKSISLGAGIRAVKGEGTGYAYTEELSFDKMRQAALTAAAIADSGNAGGTAPLSNVPFKNHYPIIDFTTDAALRKKTGWIEKAEKAARSFDPRVVKVSVTIADRSSNIRIATSDGRSLSDIRPMTRLSVSVVAEKEGTRQTGVSSGGGRLGPEYFTGGRDPESHGKEAARQAVLLLEAIDAPAGPMEIILAPADSGILLHESVGHPLEADFIRKGTSAYTGRIGDQVASRLVTVIDDGTIDHDRGSINFDDEGTLPESTVLIEEGILKGFMHDRISSNFFDLPLTGNGRRESYKYPPIPRMTVTYLANGRSDPGEIFASTKKGIYCKSFMGGQVDISNGDFVFVPVEAYLVENGKITAPVKNMTLIGNGPDVLSKVTMVGNDFAFSDGRWTCGKGQLVPVGVGLPTVKISEITVGGSDL from the coding sequence GTGTCAGGACCCTTATATCAGTTCAATATCAGTGATGAAGAGATCGAAAAGATCCTGGGCGCCGCTCTGTCCAAAGGCTCTGATTACAGCGATATTTTCCTTGAACACACGATCGTCAATATTATCACGATGGAAGAAGGTATCGTAAAGGAAGGAGTCAAGTCAATATCGCTGGGGGCCGGCATAAGGGCTGTAAAGGGAGAGGGCACCGGCTACGCTTATACGGAGGAATTATCGTTCGATAAAATGAGACAGGCCGCGCTTACCGCCGCGGCGATAGCAGATTCGGGAAATGCTGGCGGAACAGCTCCGCTTTCCAACGTGCCTTTCAAGAACCACTACCCGATCATCGATTTCACTACTGACGCCGCGCTCCGGAAAAAGACAGGATGGATCGAAAAGGCTGAAAAAGCCGCCAGAAGCTTCGATCCACGAGTCGTAAAAGTCTCCGTTACTATAGCCGACAGGTCGAGCAATATAAGGATAGCGACCTCTGACGGAAGATCACTGAGCGATATAAGGCCAATGACAAGGTTGTCTGTTTCAGTAGTAGCTGAAAAAGAGGGGACGCGGCAGACTGGAGTCTCAAGCGGTGGAGGGAGACTCGGCCCGGAATATTTCACCGGAGGCAGGGATCCGGAAAGTCACGGAAAAGAAGCCGCCAGACAGGCTGTCCTCCTTCTCGAAGCAATTGACGCTCCCGCCGGTCCGATGGAGATAATCCTTGCTCCCGCCGATTCCGGCATCCTCCTTCACGAATCGGTAGGACATCCTCTCGAGGCCGATTTTATACGGAAAGGGACATCGGCGTACACGGGACGCATAGGAGACCAGGTTGCCAGCAGACTTGTCACCGTGATAGACGATGGAACGATCGATCATGACCGCGGATCCATAAATTTTGATGATGAAGGGACTCTTCCGGAATCGACTGTCCTGATTGAAGAAGGGATTCTCAAGGGATTTATGCATGACAGGATCAGCTCCAATTTTTTCGACCTCCCCCTGACGGGGAATGGCAGGAGAGAATCGTACAAATACCCGCCGATCCCCCGTATGACGGTGACTTATCTGGCAAATGGCCGATCTGATCCTGGAGAGATCTTCGCCTCGACGAAAAAGGGTATTTACTGCAAATCTTTCATGGGAGGGCAGGTAGATATTTCCAATGGTGATTTTGTGTTCGTTCCAGTAGAAGCATACCTGGTAGAAAACGGCAAAATCACGGCTCCGGTCAAAAACATGACTCTTATAGGCAACGGCCCTGATGTCCTGTCAAAGGTTACAATGGTGGGAAACGACTTTGCTTTCAGTGACGGCCGCTGGACATGCGGTAAAGGACAGCTTGTTCCTGTCGGAGTAGGGCTACCGACAGTCAAGATATCGGAGATCACAGTCGGAGGAAGCGATCTCTGA
- a CDS encoding M28 family peptidase, whose translation MKGFILNYSHAGLKALLLSIVVIPVAISGSLHSQTCQVCDLIDKVNPFSIEGTVRAISGEDSVNIDGMMTLIKTRYTFSDQKTTAMKYLMKVASDLGYQPWTEEFILTIDTPDLTGIDISSGMDTVWAGSIEGNIFRATASDGWTAFELISSVGGRVIELVNSPGGRLFAACKTIGSGYGRIFTSTDGGVTWILSYDGNNQNVYALNTITFWNEDFGFAAGDAGSFLYTADGGESWFSEVDPSEFGYRSINGSSATGPFHFWVVTTGGYLYESENFGRTWMPVYQASAWVNDVDFFNADRGIIVGNKVTCYTTDGGENWTETVVDADLRCVVMVDSVKAIASGGGGDIWISEDGGATWTGTGVECTGETDVWRIAVSDSGTIWGAGRDEVVRVATDEYLPPDCSIYAFSDTIFGKNIIFRREGETLPGNRIIICGHYDSINRSTDPFVCAPGADDNGSGVASVMECARLLADARLEKTVEFILFDGEELGLMGSVAFARDLDPSVTYEGVFNIDMAGNDYAGNSTISVAGYDGTADTVLVDLLMRSSESYNRIYSLDWGFRGSHQPASDNLAFKEIDEIPAVLIIETGYFENPHYHNCTDLVDFMDFNYVADVVRSVLGAAVSLAGLRSVPLAEQVVLYQNYPNPFFSSTSIPFELPESLPVELSIFDVSGRRVARLINERLGPDRIVYQWDGRNETGETVASGLYFIRLEAGPYTKVKKTVILR comes from the coding sequence TTGAAAGGATTTATTTTGAATTACAGCCATGCCGGCCTCAAGGCTCTTCTATTATCGATTGTCGTGATCCCCGTCGCGATAAGCGGTTCCCTGCACTCGCAGACCTGCCAGGTGTGCGATCTCATCGACAAGGTGAATCCATTCTCGATAGAGGGAACAGTGAGGGCGATCAGTGGAGAGGATTCAGTAAATATCGATGGCATGATGACCCTTATCAAGACGAGATATACCTTTTCCGATCAGAAGACCACTGCGATGAAATATCTGATGAAAGTCGCTTCAGATCTGGGATATCAACCATGGACGGAAGAATTCATCCTGACGATCGATACCCCGGACCTTACGGGGATAGATATCTCATCCGGGATGGATACCGTCTGGGCGGGTTCGATCGAGGGCAATATATTCAGGGCGACGGCAAGTGATGGATGGACAGCGTTCGAGCTTATATCGTCTGTCGGCGGGAGAGTCATAGAACTTGTGAACAGTCCGGGCGGAAGATTATTCGCCGCGTGCAAGACGATCGGAAGTGGATACGGAAGGATATTTACTTCAACAGATGGTGGTGTGACCTGGATCCTCTCTTACGATGGAAACAACCAGAATGTCTACGCCCTTAATACGATCACTTTCTGGAACGAAGATTTTGGTTTTGCTGCCGGGGACGCGGGATCTTTTCTGTATACTGCCGATGGTGGAGAAAGCTGGTTCTCAGAGGTAGACCCCTCGGAATTCGGCTATAGATCGATCAATGGTTCATCAGCTACCGGGCCTTTTCACTTCTGGGTCGTAACGACGGGGGGATATCTTTACGAGAGTGAGAATTTCGGTCGTACGTGGATGCCGGTGTACCAGGCTTCAGCCTGGGTCAACGATGTTGATTTTTTTAACGCGGACAGGGGAATCATAGTCGGAAATAAAGTGACCTGCTATACGACAGACGGGGGAGAGAACTGGACAGAGACGGTTGTAGATGCTGATCTTAGATGCGTCGTGATGGTCGACTCAGTCAAGGCAATAGCCTCCGGTGGTGGGGGGGATATCTGGATAAGCGAGGATGGGGGCGCGACCTGGACAGGAACCGGAGTCGAATGCACGGGAGAGACCGACGTTTGGAGGATCGCGGTCTCGGATTCCGGCACGATATGGGGTGCCGGAAGGGACGAGGTAGTCAGGGTAGCGACTGATGAATATCTTCCGCCTGATTGCAGCATATACGCTTTCAGCGATACGATCTTTGGAAAAAATATAATTTTCAGGCGCGAGGGAGAAACGCTGCCGGGAAACAGAATCATAATATGCGGTCATTACGACTCGATAAACAGGAGTACAGATCCTTTCGTTTGCGCGCCAGGTGCTGACGATAACGGAAGCGGAGTAGCATCGGTCATGGAGTGCGCGAGATTGCTTGCCGACGCGCGCCTTGAAAAGACGGTCGAGTTCATACTTTTCGATGGAGAAGAATTGGGACTGATGGGGAGCGTGGCTTTCGCCCGGGATCTCGATCCTTCAGTGACCTATGAAGGAGTCTTCAACATCGATATGGCGGGAAACGACTATGCCGGCAACTCAACGATAAGTGTCGCCGGATATGACGGGACTGCCGATACCGTTCTTGTCGATCTTCTTATGAGATCATCAGAATCTTATAACAGGATATATTCGCTTGACTGGGGTTTCAGAGGTTCACACCAGCCCGCCAGCGATAATCTTGCATTCAAGGAAATCGATGAAATTCCAGCAGTCCTGATTATTGAGACGGGGTATTTCGAGAATCCTCATTATCACAACTGTACTGACCTCGTTGATTTTATGGATTTTAATTACGTTGCTGACGTGGTGAGATCGGTTCTTGGAGCCGCGGTCAGCCTTGCAGGACTGAGAAGCGTTCCCCTGGCCGAACAGGTCGTCCTGTATCAGAACTATCCAAACCCATTTTTTTCTTCTACAAGCATACCTTTCGAACTTCCCGAATCTCTCCCGGTCGAATTATCGATATTTGATGTATCGGGAAGAAGGGTCGCCAGGCTGATAAATGAAAGGCTTGGCCCCGACAGGATAGTCTATCAATGGGACGGCAGGAATGAGACGGGAGAGACGGTCGCGAGTGGCCTCTATTTCATCCGACTGGAAGCGGGTCCTTACACGAAGGTGAAAAAAACGGTCATCCTGAGGTGA
- a CDS encoding aminotransferase class V-fold PLP-dependent enzyme has translation MSNSIDWKLHRSDFPAARHYTYLNAAAVSPMSLRVRNAIGEVSDLFVSKGMLCEEEVFAKVSGIRSSAAALIGATAEEIAFSRNTTHAVLLAANAIRFSEGDNIVMPAIEFPANVYPWIGLTEKGVEIRMVEPENGKVTAEMLADICDGRTRAVTVSYVQFSTGQRIDCQQLGKYCRERGILLHIDAIQALGALKIDVEKEMIDLLSCGGHKWMLATPGIGLFYCRKDLIKKLAVPNPGWTGVVNPRDFLDYNFEYRDDASRYEEGSHNLQGIYALGASIGRFLEIGTDKIEERIMHLTSLIAEGLESRGYSISSPFNDDERSGIICFFDPEKDSGEIYRQLTETNVICSLREKTIRLSPHLYNDQKDIEKFFSALEVTK, from the coding sequence TTGTCCAATAGCATAGACTGGAAACTGCACAGATCGGATTTTCCCGCAGCCAGGCATTACACATATCTAAACGCAGCTGCTGTAAGTCCAATGTCTCTGCGGGTAAGAAACGCGATAGGAGAAGTGAGCGATCTTTTCGTCAGTAAGGGAATGCTCTGCGAGGAGGAAGTCTTCGCGAAAGTCTCCGGGATCCGTAGCTCCGCGGCTGCTCTCATCGGCGCTACCGCGGAAGAAATAGCCTTCTCGCGAAATACCACTCACGCGGTCCTTCTCGCGGCAAACGCGATCCGATTCAGCGAAGGCGATAACATAGTGATGCCCGCGATAGAGTTCCCGGCCAACGTATATCCATGGATAGGACTCACTGAAAAAGGCGTCGAAATAAGGATGGTAGAGCCTGAAAACGGAAAAGTCACCGCCGAGATGCTGGCCGATATCTGTGACGGCAGAACCAGAGCAGTCACTGTGAGCTATGTCCAGTTCTCGACCGGCCAGCGAATCGACTGTCAACAGCTTGGCAAGTACTGCCGTGAAAGAGGGATTCTTCTGCATATCGACGCTATTCAGGCTCTTGGAGCATTAAAGATCGACGTAGAGAAGGAAATGATCGACCTCCTCTCGTGCGGCGGTCATAAATGGATGCTGGCGACACCTGGAATAGGATTGTTTTATTGCAGGAAAGACCTGATCAAAAAACTGGCCGTGCCGAACCCCGGCTGGACCGGAGTGGTCAATCCGCGCGATTTTCTCGATTATAATTTCGAATATCGCGATGACGCTTCCCGGTATGAGGAAGGTTCGCATAATCTGCAGGGGATCTACGCGCTCGGCGCGTCAATAGGGAGATTTCTTGAGATCGGGACAGATAAGATCGAAGAACGGATCATGCATCTTACGTCGTTGATTGCCGAAGGGCTCGAGTCGAGAGGGTATTCCATCTCCAGCCCGTTTAACGATGATGAGCGATCCGGGATTATCTGTTTTTTCGATCCGGAGAAAGATTCAGGAGAGATCTACCGCCAGCTGACTGAAACAAACGTCATATGCAGCCTTCGCGAAAAAACGATAAGACTCAGTCCCCATCTGTACAATGACCAGAAGGATATAGAAAAGTTTTTTTCAGCGCTGGAGGTGACGAAATGA
- a CDS encoding Crp/Fnr family transcriptional regulator, which yields MKEILSKSEIFSGLPQDMLARIVSDGNFRSVIKGGLVFCEGDIGKDFFILVDGRIRLLKSTEEGREITVKIISPPESFAETILFANEYYPVTALAIENSRLFSLSRRVFTGYLDKKEFRDRFLTLLMKRLEYLADRILFLTSFDVEERFFRFLSENYGRHEKYNIDISKKEMAGAVGTIPETFSRLLNRLKTADIIEWDKNELTLAVGFWERSNIR from the coding sequence ATGAAAGAGATCCTGTCAAAATCAGAGATCTTCAGCGGCCTGCCTCAGGATATGCTCGCCCGGATCGTATCTGATGGAAATTTCAGAAGTGTCATCAAGGGTGGCCTGGTATTCTGTGAGGGAGATATCGGAAAAGATTTCTTTATTCTTGTCGACGGCAGGATACGGCTCCTCAAATCGACTGAGGAGGGCCGCGAAATAACGGTAAAGATCATTTCACCTCCCGAATCGTTCGCCGAGACTATCCTGTTTGCCAACGAATACTACCCGGTCACTGCCTTGGCTATAGAAAATTCGCGATTATTTTCCTTATCCAGAAGAGTCTTTACAGGTTATCTCGATAAAAAAGAATTCAGAGACAGATTTCTGACTCTTCTGATGAAGAGACTCGAATACCTCGCCGACAGGATACTCTTTCTCACGTCATTCGACGTCGAGGAAAGATTTTTCAGATTCCTCAGCGAAAATTACGGCAGACACGAAAAATACAATATCGACATTTCGAAGAAAGAGATGGCAGGAGCGGTCGGGACGATACCGGAGACTTTTTCCAGGCTGCTCAATCGACTTAAAACCGCTGATATTATTGAATGGGATAAGAACGAGCTGACACTTGCCGTTGGATTCTGGGAGCGGTCGAATATCCGGTGA